The Vibrio kanaloae genome has a window encoding:
- a CDS encoding lipocalin family protein, whose product MKKVLLLLSVILLGGCVGMPETVKPVQQFELDRYLGKWYEVARLDHSFERGLDNISVEYSLRDDGGVKVINRGYSDEDGEWNEAEGKAYFVEGSDQGYLKVSFFGPFYGAYVVFELDQENYQYAFVSGPNTDYLWLLSRTPEVSSEVMERFKAMSKERGFNTDKLIFVEHNKSQ is encoded by the coding sequence ATGAAAAAAGTATTATTGCTGCTTAGCGTGATCTTATTGGGTGGTTGTGTGGGCATGCCCGAAACGGTAAAGCCTGTTCAACAGTTTGAGTTGGACCGATACCTAGGGAAATGGTACGAAGTGGCTCGTTTGGATCACTCGTTTGAGCGTGGCTTAGACAACATCAGTGTCGAATACAGCCTACGTGATGATGGTGGCGTGAAGGTAATTAACCGCGGCTATTCAGATGAAGATGGCGAGTGGAACGAGGCGGAAGGCAAAGCGTATTTTGTCGAGGGCAGCGATCAGGGTTATCTGAAGGTGTCGTTCTTCGGACCATTTTACGGCGCTTATGTGGTGTTTGAATTGGACCAAGAGAATTACCAATACGCGTTTGTTTCAGGACCAAATACCGATTACTTGTGGCTGCTTTCTAGAACCCCAGAAGTCTCGTCTGAGGTCATGGAGAGGTTCAAAGCGATGTCTAAAGAGCGTGGCTTTAACACTGACAAGCTGATTTTCGTGGAGCATAACAAGAGCCAGTAG
- the cyoA gene encoding ubiquinol oxidase subunit II encodes MEASRYKRILSRANLSRIGLVGTVLMLEGCNSALLDPKGSVGVQEKELIITALLLMLIVVIPVILMTIYFAYRYRESNTTEEYAPDWAHSTKIEIVVWTIPIIIIAILATITWRTTHELEPSKPLESDVKPMVIEVVSLDWKWLFIYPEQNIATVNYVAFPKDVPVTFKLTSDNIMNAFFIPRLGSQIYAMPGMVTKLNLIANHEGDFKGFASNYSGKGFSQMKFTASAMPDQVAFLNWVEKVKASPDRIEDWEQFRSLAAPSVAEPVTLFSSIPPFLFTDVVTQHPGSMNCLPETQG; translated from the coding sequence ATGGAAGCTTCAAGATATAAACGCATTTTATCGAGAGCAAATCTGTCGAGGATTGGTTTGGTGGGAACCGTCCTGATGCTCGAAGGATGTAACTCCGCATTGCTCGACCCAAAAGGTAGCGTTGGCGTTCAGGAAAAGGAGCTGATTATTACGGCTCTGTTGCTGATGCTGATTGTCGTCATCCCCGTAATCCTGATGACCATCTACTTTGCTTATAGATACCGTGAAAGTAACACCACAGAAGAGTATGCACCTGACTGGGCGCACTCAACCAAGATTGAAATAGTGGTATGGACGATTCCAATCATCATTATTGCGATTCTGGCCACCATCACTTGGCGAACAACACACGAACTAGAGCCTTCCAAGCCTCTGGAGAGTGACGTTAAGCCTATGGTGATCGAAGTGGTCTCTCTGGACTGGAAATGGCTGTTCATCTATCCGGAGCAAAACATTGCGACGGTTAACTATGTTGCGTTCCCGAAAGATGTACCGGTGACGTTTAAGCTAACTTCAGACAACATCATGAACGCGTTCTTTATCCCGCGTCTTGGTTCGCAGATCTACGCGATGCCGGGAATGGTGACCAAGCTGAATTTGATCGCGAACCACGAAGGTGACTTTAAAGGTTTTGCATCGAACTACAGTGGCAAAGGGTTCTCACAGATGAAATTCACTGCATCAGCCATGCCTGATCAAGTGGCGTTTCTAAACTGGGTGGAAAAAGTGAAAGCAAGCCCAGACCGTATTGAAGATTGGGAGCAATTCCGTTCATTGGCTGCGCCAAGTGTCGCTGAACCTGTGACGCTGTTTTCTAGTATCCCACCATTTTTATTCACTGATGTCGTGACCCAGCACCCTGGTTCAATGAACTGTTTGCCGGAAACCCAAGGATAA